In Pseudomonas saponiphila, the genomic stretch TTCGACGTGCTAACGGCCAACCGTTCCGTATCGTCATTCGCCCAAAAGCGGCCAATTGATTTGATCGCTTAACAGAGCTCAGGGCACTTCAGTGCCCTGCCCTCTCTCTTCCTGTTGAAAGTCCTATAGCCTAGAGTTCCCGACTACCCAGATATCCCCGTCGCATATTGCAGCGAGGCGAGCTAAGCCCTGATCCTCTTGTGCGATATAGCGGCCCGCAGAAGGGCGGTACCTAAGAAGCGGGACTTTGAGAGGCACGTGTAATGGAAGACCTGGCTACAAATATCGTTCCGCTGGTTCAGGCACTAATCCCTGGCTTCCTCACCACCATGATTTTTTACTGGCTGGCAGATGTGAAGAAGCCTGGTCAGTTTGAACGTACTGTTCAAGCACTGATCGGTACCGGCTTGATCACCATGATGGTCTCGGGCATTCAGGTAGGCTTGAGCTGGGTTGGTGAAAATTACTTCGCGCTTGGAGAGTGGACGCCTCAAGTTGAAGGCGTCTGGGGCATCGGCTTGGCAGTGGTTTTGGGTTTACTCCTAGCCTTCGCCTCGAACCATGACTACCTATA encodes the following:
- a CDS encoding DUF6338 family protein, translating into MEDLATNIVPLVQALIPGFLTTMIFYWLADVKKPGQFERTVQALIGTGLITMMVSGIQVGLSWVGENYFALGEWTPQVEGVWGIGLAVVLGLLLAFASNHDYLYRFARLLTLTSRSSYPEWIYAFRKREGMTVVLTLLDGRRLFGYPAVWPTDPKEGHFLITQPCWMDENNQWIETPGIESYLIANCDVYLIEFLEEITESEQREST